The stretch of DNA CGTATCCAAGACGCAGTTGATGCGGGCCCACTCCGTCGCCGCTGAAGGCGGCACGGCCGCCGTGCTGCGCCCCGAGGAGGGCGACAGCCCCGAGCTCCACGCCTGGGACACGGTCAAGGGCAGCGACTTTTTGGCCGACCAGGACGCGGTCATGCGCTTCGTCGAAGCCATGCCCAAAGAGGTCCTCCGCCTGGAACACTGGGGCATCCCCTGGTCGCGCCGCCCCGACGGGCGCATCAACCAGCGGCCGTTCGGCGGGCACAGCTTCCCCCGTGCCACGTTCGCGGCGGACAAGACCGGCTTCTTCGAGATGCAAACGCTCTACGACACGATCCAGCGCTTCGGTGGCTTCACCCGCTACGACGAGTGGATGGCGACCCGGATCATCGTGCGAGACGGCGCTTTCGCGGGCCTCACCGCCTGGGATCTGACCACCGGCGAGTTCGCCCTCTTCCGCGCGAAGGCGCTCATCATTGCGACCGGCGGGTTCATGCGGGTGTACGGGTTCACCACCTACTCGTACACGGTCACGGGCGACGGCATGGCCATGGCCTACCGGGCCGGGCTGCCCCTGAAGGACATGGAGTTCGTGCAGTTCCACCCCACCGGCCTCGTACCGTCCGGCATCCTCATCACCGAGGCGGCCCGGGGCGAGGGCGGGTATTTGCGCAACCGCAACGGGCGCCGCTTCATGGAAGACCACGCGCCCAAGCTCATGGAACTTGCGCCCCGCGACATCGTGGCCCGGGCCGAAACCATCGAAATCGAGCAGGGGCGCGGCTTCGAGCACCTGAGCGGGCTGGGCTACGTCGAACTCGACCTGACCCACCTCGGCCCGGACCGCATCAAGCAGCGCCTCCCGCTGATCCGCGAGGTGGCCATCAAGTTCAACGGCATCGATCCCATCGAAAAGCCGCTGCCTGTGCGGCCCGCAGCCCACTACTCCATGGGCGGCATTCACACCGACATTGACGGCAAGACGCCGGTGGAAGGCATCTGGGCCGCCGGCGAGGCTGCGTGCGTATCGCTGCACGGCGCCAACCGCCTTGGCAGCAACTCCACGGCCGAATGCCTGGTTTGGGGATCCATCACCGGGCGGGAGGTCGCCCGCTTCGCGCAGGGCCAGAAGACGGTTGCCGACGCCCCGATGGCGGAGGCCGAGGAGGAGCAGGCGCGCCTCGAGCGCCTGCTCCAAAGCCGGGGCGACGAAAACCTCTACGACATCCGGGCCCGCCTGCGGCAGGTGATGGACGAGAAAGTGGGCGTCTTCCGAGAGGAGCAGGGCCTGCGCGAGGCGCTCGACGAGGTGCGGACCCTCAAGGATCGCATCCAGCGCATCAAGCTGGACGACCGGAGCTGGGTCTACAACACCGACCTGGTCTCCGCCCTGGAACTCGAAAACATGCTGGATCTCGCCGAAGTGGTGGTGCTCGGCGCCCTGGAACGCAAGGAGTCCCGTGGCGCCCACGCCCGCCGGGATTACCCCGGGCGCGACGACGAACACTTCCTGGCGCACACGCTCGCCTACCACACCGAGCGCGGGCCGCGGCTGGAGTACATCCCCGTCAACATCACCACCTGGAAGCCGGTGGAGCGCAAGTACTAGCCGTCAGCTCAAGCGAAGAGGGCAACTGTCGCAGGAAGGTGAGATGCTGACCGATGGCAAGCCGGCTGGAAACGCAGGCTCCTCAAGCACCGCAGGCCCATCCGGCGCGTCCACAACGGCTGCCCAACCGCCTCGGACTCAAGGGGTGGGTCTACGCCGGGCGGTATCCCGTCGAGCGCTATCTTTACATTCTCCACCGCGTGGCAGGCCTGGGGCTGGTGCTCTATTTGCCGTTGCACGTCTGGGTGACCAGCAGCCGGCTCCAGGGGCCGGAGGTCTGGGCACGGACGATGGCCGCCCTGTCGTCGCCGCTGTTCCGCTTCGG from Bacillota bacterium encodes:
- the sdhC gene encoding succinate dehydrogenase, cytochrome b556 subunit yields the protein MASRLETQAPQAPQAHPARPQRLPNRLGLKGWVYAGRYPVERYLYILHRVAGLGLVLYLPLHVWVTSSRLQGPEVWARTMAALSSPLFRFGEFLVLAAFVFHALNGIRLLLGHLGFTLGRPAEPVYPYPIALRRQRPLTVVLMMVAAVSIAVGLWEIVVR
- a CDS encoding succinate dehydrogenase/fumarate reductase flavoprotein subunit, with amino-acid sequence MRVYTHDVLILGSGLAGLRAGLEVLHQTGGRVDLAIVSKTQLMRAHSVAAEGGTAAVLRPEEGDSPELHAWDTVKGSDFLADQDAVMRFVEAMPKEVLRLEHWGIPWSRRPDGRINQRPFGGHSFPRATFAADKTGFFEMQTLYDTIQRFGGFTRYDEWMATRIIVRDGAFAGLTAWDLTTGEFALFRAKALIIATGGFMRVYGFTTYSYTVTGDGMAMAYRAGLPLKDMEFVQFHPTGLVPSGILITEAARGEGGYLRNRNGRRFMEDHAPKLMELAPRDIVARAETIEIEQGRGFEHLSGLGYVELDLTHLGPDRIKQRLPLIREVAIKFNGIDPIEKPLPVRPAAHYSMGGIHTDIDGKTPVEGIWAAGEAACVSLHGANRLGSNSTAECLVWGSITGREVARFAQGQKTVADAPMAEAEEEQARLERLLQSRGDENLYDIRARLRQVMDEKVGVFREEQGLREALDEVRTLKDRIQRIKLDDRSWVYNTDLVSALELENMLDLAEVVVLGALERKESRGAHARRDYPGRDDEHFLAHTLAYHTERGPRLEYIPVNITTWKPVERKY